TGAATGGTGCTGCGGGTCGCGGAGCTTCAAGAGATAGTAGGTGGGCGGATGGTTTTCGCGCTTACCCGCCTGCGAGCGTGCGGAGAAGCATCCTCTACTGCAAGTCCATCAATGTCTTTCTCTTAATTTAAGAGAAATTCCAGGCTTTAAATACACTAAATGACGGAAAATTAACGTATGATCGAGCTGGGAGAACTTCGGGTATCTTACGGCCGGGGAGAAGTTGTGAAAGGCGTGTCGACAGTCTTCAACAGCAAGCACATCGTTCTAGGTCCGAACGGGCACGGGAAAACCACGCTGTTTAAAGCGATAGCGGGATTAGTGCCCTACAAGGGTGAAGTTGTCATTGAGGGGATCTCCCTCGCCAAGTTGGGAGAAGGAGTTGGGCTGCTGGCCGTCAACCTACCTGAAGTCTACAAGCTGGTTCCAGTTACCGCTTGGGAGACAGCCCGACTGTACTCCGACATTATGGATGTGGATCTCGCGCTCGTTGAGCATATGCTATCAGAGCTCGGCATCTCTAGGAAGGATCTCGAGAAAAAGAAGATGTGGGAGCTCTCGGCCGGAATGCTGAAGGCTTACTGCACAGCGCTTGCAGTAGCGAGCGGCGCCAAGAACGTCTTGCTCGACGAGCCTTTCGAGCAGCTCGACCCTGCGAGGAAAGGGCGTCTCACCCAGACACTGGAGCGCTACAGCGGAACACTGGTGCTGAACACCCACGAGACGTGGATTCTTAACCGTTTCCCCGACTGGCACGTCCACGTCATGGTGGACGGCCGCCTCTACGGCCCTGCTCCAGCGGGGAAGCTGGCGTCTGCTAAGATAGCGACTGGCGCTGTGGAGCAAGCGCTTCTCAGAGTGCCGATAGGGGACACGACCGTGAGTTTTGTTGAGACGGGGTCTGGCGAGCCTATCTCAAGCCTCCTAACTCTAGACAGGCTGTACGACACTGTGCTGAGGGGTGGTTGAGGTGACGCGCTACCTGATCTACAAGTTCAAGGGCCTCGCGACAAGCAGGAGCGTACTCTTCTGGGGCATCGGCTTCATGCTGTTCTGGGCCGTCATGTGGGTTTACGTATTCCTCCAAGTGAAAGAACCCCTACCACCCCGCGAAGTACTCGAGCAGGTTCTCAAAATAACAGCAGCGCTCAGCTACTCGTACCTCGGCGTGCTCTCAATGTCCTCAGTCGCAATCGGGTTAACTCAGGACAAGCTCGTCTCCTCCAGCGCTTCAGCCTTTGTCGTACGTTTCTCGCGGCTCACTTCTCTCAGGCTCCTCCTCGAAGATTTCATCGCGGGAGTCGCGGCAGTAACCTTTTACGCTTTAGCCACTATAGCGGCTGTAACAGGGCTAATGTACTCTAGATTCAGCATTCTCCTACTTCCCGAGAAGCCGGTGGAGCTCTTC
This region of Thermofilum sp. genomic DNA includes:
- a CDS encoding ATP-binding cassette domain-containing protein, which translates into the protein MIELGELRVSYGRGEVVKGVSTVFNSKHIVLGPNGHGKTTLFKAIAGLVPYKGEVVIEGISLAKLGEGVGLLAVNLPEVYKLVPVTAWETARLYSDIMDVDLALVEHMLSELGISRKDLEKKKMWELSAGMLKAYCTALAVASGAKNVLLDEPFEQLDPARKGRLTQTLERYSGTLVLNTHETWILNRFPDWHVHVMVDGRLYGPAPAGKLASAKIATGAVEQALLRVPIGDTTVSFVETGSGEPISSLLTLDRLYDTVLRGG